The Nitrospirota bacterium genome includes a region encoding these proteins:
- a CDS encoding PAS domain S-box protein, whose amino-acid sequence MERYKRREELEKDLSEMRQRSFDLEQCHAEFLNVQKRYEQLLQSAPDAMVFVSKDSKIVLLNAQLSQLFGYTEDELIGRHLDFLIPERYRNRHRANVSLYFEQPRVRPMGTNLTIYGLRKDGTEFPADISLSPLETEGGIVAVGAIRDITERKKAEEEKERLKKQLAEVEKLSALGRIAANVADEIRNPLTAVGGFARRLRKIADSEKEQKYAEFIIEEVSRLESILRDVLAFSRTRSPLMEDHDIRSILDEALKTWEESIRQQAITVQKAYGDGTVIRVDKDQIREALERIIENALDAMPKGGTLSLLLDREMVKGAPYARVRIQDTGRGISADNIEKIFEPFFSGSISRKGTGLGLPIAKSIVEGERGIIRVQSNEGSGTTVSVLFPDMGQ is encoded by the coding sequence ATGGAAAGATATAAGCGTCGCGAGGAGTTAGAGAAAGACCTGTCCGAAATGCGGCAGAGGTCCTTTGATCTGGAGCAGTGCCACGCCGAGTTTCTCAATGTCCAGAAGCGTTATGAACAACTTCTCCAGTCCGCCCCTGACGCCATGGTCTTTGTGAGCAAAGATTCAAAGATCGTACTCCTGAACGCCCAGCTCAGTCAGCTCTTCGGCTATACAGAAGACGAACTGATAGGAAGGCACCTCGATTTTCTCATTCCTGAGCGGTATCGAAACAGACATCGCGCTAATGTGTCCCTTTATTTCGAACAGCCGCGGGTCAGGCCCATGGGCACAAATCTGACCATTTACGGACTGAGAAAAGACGGCACGGAGTTCCCGGCGGATATCAGTCTGAGTCCGCTCGAGACTGAAGGAGGTATCGTTGCAGTCGGAGCGATCAGGGACATAACAGAACGGAAAAAGGCGGAAGAGGAAAAAGAGAGGCTCAAAAAACAACTGGCTGAGGTTGAAAAGCTTTCGGCCCTGGGCAGGATCGCCGCAAATGTGGCTGATGAGATCAGAAACCCCCTCACCGCTGTTGGCGGGTTCGCCAGGAGGCTCAGGAAGATCGCTGACAGCGAAAAAGAACAAAAGTATGCTGAATTTATCATAGAAGAAGTGAGCAGACTTGAAAGTATTCTTCGCGATGTGCTGGCTTTTTCTCGCACCAGAAGTCCTCTCATGGAAGATCATGATATCCGCAGCATTCTCGACGAAGCGCTGAAGACATGGGAGGAGAGCATTCGTCAGCAGGCGATCACGGTTCAGAAAGCCTACGGAGACGGCACGGTCATACGGGTCGATAAGGACCAGATCCGGGAGGCACTGGAGAGAATTATAGAGAATGCCCTCGATGCCATGCCGAAGGGAGGCACGCTCTCTCTGCTTCTGGACAGGGAGATGGTCAAGGGAGCGCCCTATGCCAGGGTCAGGATCCAGGACACGGGCAGAGGCATTTCAGCCGATAATATCGAGAAGATCTTTGAACCTTTTTTCTCCGGCAGTATATCGCGGAAAGGGACTGGCCTCGGCCTCCCCATCGCAAAGAGCATTGTGGAAGGAGAGAGAGGCATCATCAGGGTCCAGAGTAATGAGGGATCAGGGACAACAGTATCTGTTCTTTTCCCGGATATGGGTCAATAA
- a CDS encoding aminopeptidase P family protein, translating into MMPHDEIAQRLIKLRAMAAAAGLDGALLNYAVDVLYFTGTRQNSVLWVPVKGEPVLLVRKSFSRAVQESAVKEVRPFPASRALPDVFGSNVKAIGLTFDVLPMQHFNFYKNLLPHCEFQDISSINRDLRSVKSDWELQQMRMSGQMLAKAFRSIPEFLRPGMREIDLAAEFEYCLRKLGIGGYLRIRGFNQEITGIAVSGENAAVSGCFDGPVTGRGYWTAAPYGPSADTIKEGVPIIVDYGGFYNGYIVDMTRLFCIGKLDHDLEHAFRVSLAIQSWVKDNLKPGAVCEDLFYGAAKMAEDAGLAEHFMGHPGELAKFVGHGVGLELDELPVLAPKFRAPLLSGNTVAVEPKFLFPGKGAVGIENTFAVTGKSCERLTDLPDDIVYL; encoded by the coding sequence ATGATGCCTCACGATGAGATCGCCCAGCGGCTCATAAAGCTGCGCGCAATGGCTGCCGCTGCAGGGTTGGATGGAGCCCTCCTGAATTATGCTGTCGATGTCCTGTACTTTACCGGCACGCGCCAGAACAGCGTGCTCTGGGTCCCGGTCAAAGGCGAGCCTGTCCTGCTTGTCAGAAAGAGCTTCAGCCGGGCTGTTCAGGAGAGTGCCGTAAAAGAGGTTCGCCCTTTTCCTGCCAGCCGTGCTCTGCCGGACGTCTTTGGCAGCAACGTAAAGGCCATTGGCCTGACCTTTGATGTCCTGCCGATGCAGCATTTCAATTTTTATAAAAACCTGCTCCCCCATTGCGAGTTTCAGGACATCTCCTCCATCAATCGCGATCTGCGTTCAGTGAAATCCGATTGGGAGCTGCAACAGATGCGGATGAGCGGCCAGATGCTTGCAAAGGCCTTCAGGAGCATCCCTGAATTTCTCAGGCCGGGCATGCGGGAGATCGACCTTGCCGCTGAGTTCGAATATTGCCTGCGGAAACTGGGCATCGGCGGGTATCTCCGCATCCGCGGCTTTAATCAGGAGATCACCGGCATTGCGGTCAGCGGTGAAAATGCAGCGGTCAGCGGCTGCTTTGACGGGCCGGTGACCGGAAGAGGATACTGGACAGCAGCGCCGTACGGACCCTCTGCGGATACTATTAAAGAAGGGGTTCCGATCATAGTGGATTACGGCGGATTTTACAATGGCTATATTGTTGACATGACCCGCCTGTTCTGCATCGGCAAGCTCGATCATGATCTCGAACATGCGTTCAGAGTATCCCTTGCCATACAGTCATGGGTGAAAGATAACCTTAAGCCCGGCGCGGTCTGCGAAGATCTGTTCTATGGGGCCGCAAAAATGGCTGAAGATGCAGGTCTGGCTGAGCACTTCATGGGACACCCCGGAGAACTGGCAAAATTTGTCGGACATGGGGTGGGCCTCGAACTGGATGAACTGCCTGTGCTTGCCCCGAAATTCCGGGCACCCCTCTTATCGGGTAATACCGTTGCCGTGGAACCGAAGTTTCTTTTCCCGGGCAAAGGAGCTGTGGGTATAGAAAATACTTTTGCCGTAACCGGGAAAAGCTGCGAGAGGCTTACTGATCTGCCTGACGATATTGTTTATCTCTGA
- a CDS encoding zinc-dependent peptidase, which yields MKRALRSRRIRRLTEVPFPAEWEGILLRNIALYRHLPAVLQKQLRNDIKIFLGEKRFEGLGGLEMTDEIRITIAGEACLLLLNRENQDYSGLTSILVYPTAYVAEETRYIGGGVYAEGPSIRLGESWKHGSVVLAWDNVKQGGLNAEDGHNVVMHEFAHQLDQEDGFADGAPILGKRSSYAVWASIMSEEYERLRSSREHHKKSVLDEYGATNPAEFFAVATEAFFEKPRQLQKKSPELYAELSEFYQVDPCQWFKPSA from the coding sequence CTGAAACGCGCGCTTCGCAGCCGCAGGATCAGACGGCTGACAGAAGTCCCTTTTCCTGCTGAATGGGAAGGGATACTGCTGAGGAACATTGCCCTGTACCGTCATCTTCCTGCGGTATTACAGAAACAGCTCCGCAATGATATCAAGATCTTCCTGGGAGAAAAACGGTTCGAGGGGCTGGGCGGCCTCGAAATGACTGATGAGATTAGAATCACTATTGCCGGAGAGGCCTGTCTGCTTCTGCTGAACAGAGAGAACCAGGACTACTCCGGGCTCACCTCCATACTCGTTTATCCGACCGCCTATGTGGCTGAAGAGACCAGGTATATCGGCGGAGGAGTGTACGCAGAGGGGCCTTCAATAAGATTGGGAGAGTCGTGGAAGCACGGGTCGGTCGTGCTCGCCTGGGACAATGTGAAGCAAGGCGGACTGAATGCCGAAGACGGCCATAATGTTGTAATGCACGAGTTTGCCCATCAGTTGGACCAGGAAGACGGTTTTGCTGACGGAGCTCCGATATTGGGAAAGAGGTCGAGCTATGCGGTCTGGGCCTCTATCATGAGCGAAGAATATGAACGATTGCGATCGAGCAGGGAGCATCACAAAAAAAGTGTGCTTGACGAATACGGCGCAACGAACCCTGCCGAGTTTTTTGCCGTAGCAACTGAGGCTTTTTTCGAAAAACCCCGGCAGCTTCAAAAAAAGTCACCTGAGCTGTATGCTGAACTCAGCGAATTTTACCAGGTGGATCCCTGCCAGTGGTTTAAGCCGAGTGCCTGA
- a CDS encoding PLP-dependent transferase: MPDESSNAKNWRPATLAIHGKGRLPKAHHAVSTPIMHTSNYYFDTADEVEEFMREKGQGRVIREHEYARYGNPTQQECERKLAAIEGAERAVLYSSGMASVLLVIMTFMKPKGHIIFTSDCYRQTRDFAINFLGKFGIEYSIVDPAAEAIEKAVRPETNIIFTESPTNPYLRVLDIPAIVKIAKERRILTIIDATLATPYNIRPIELGVDVVIHSATKYMGGHNDLMAGVALGSAALMTDLYKMQRMIGATPGPLTCFLLERGLKTFGMRMEHHNRAGLAVAQMLEAHPKIEKVWYPALASHPDHKIGMEQMKGFGSVISFLVKGGNTETRKFIDALELFLITPSLGGSESLVTQMWAMSFFDYSEKYRQDIGMVDNLVRLALGLEDVDDLIADLQQALDRI, translated from the coding sequence ATGCCTGACGAGTCGTCAAACGCAAAGAACTGGAGGCCTGCCACCCTTGCCATTCACGGAAAGGGCAGACTTCCCAAGGCCCATCACGCAGTATCCACGCCGATCATGCATACGTCGAACTACTATTTCGATACTGCTGATGAGGTTGAAGAGTTCATGCGGGAGAAGGGGCAGGGCAGGGTCATCCGGGAGCATGAATACGCCCGGTACGGCAACCCCACCCAGCAGGAGTGCGAACGCAAACTCGCTGCAATAGAAGGGGCTGAAAGGGCCGTACTCTATTCATCCGGCATGGCTTCGGTGCTGCTCGTGATCATGACCTTCATGAAGCCCAAAGGACATATTATTTTTACCAGCGACTGCTACCGCCAGACCCGAGACTTTGCGATCAACTTTCTCGGCAAGTTCGGCATTGAATACTCGATTGTCGATCCTGCGGCCGAGGCCATCGAAAAGGCGGTAAGGCCGGAAACGAACATCATATTTACCGAGTCGCCGACGAATCCTTATCTGCGCGTGCTCGATATCCCGGCGATCGTAAAGATTGCAAAGGAACGCAGGATACTGACGATCATCGATGCCACGCTTGCCACGCCGTATAACATCAGGCCCATCGAGCTCGGCGTGGACGTAGTCATCCACTCTGCCACAAAGTATATGGGCGGCCACAATGATCTGATGGCAGGTGTTGCCCTCGGGTCTGCGGCATTGATGACCGATCTTTACAAGATGCAGCGCATGATCGGGGCCACCCCGGGTCCGCTCACCTGTTTTCTGCTCGAGCGCGGCCTGAAGACCTTTGGCATGCGCATGGAACATCACAACAGGGCCGGCCTTGCGGTCGCGCAGATGCTCGAAGCCCATCCGAAGATCGAAAAAGTCTGGTACCCGGCCCTTGCATCGCATCCGGACCACAAGATCGGTATGGAGCAGATGAAGGGCTTTGGCAGTGTTATCAGCTTTCTGGTGAAGGGCGGCAATACGGAAACCAGAAAGTTCATTGATGCCCTGGAACTCTTTCTGATAACGCCGAGTCTCGGGGGCAGCGAGAGCCTGGTCACGCAGATGTGGGCCATGTCCTTCTTCGACTATTCTGAAAAATACCGTCAGGATATCGGTATGGTGGACAACCTGGTCCGTCTGGCCCTGGGTCTTGAGGATGTGGACGACCTGATCGCTGATCTCCAGCAGGCACTGGACAGGATTTAA
- a CDS encoding HNH nuclease family protein produces MRHNRIGKQVKPDKSGSARSVEEIVRELRQSVRPSGDYREQSLKIHGLICAKCGREFEDRDRQLLTVHHRDGNHKNNPPDGSNWENLCIYCHEDEHSRGRLADYLRADDARRKGSS; encoded by the coding sequence ATGAGACATAACCGCATCGGCAAACAGGTTAAACCGGATAAGAGCGGCAGCGCCCGGTCTGTGGAAGAGATCGTAAGAGAGCTGAGACAGTCCGTCCGTCCATCAGGCGATTACCGTGAGCAGTCCCTTAAAATACACGGATTGATCTGCGCGAAATGCGGAAGAGAGTTTGAGGACAGGGACAGGCAGCTCCTGACGGTCCATCATCGGGATGGAAACCATAAGAACAATCCTCCTGACGGCTCCAACTGGGAAAATCTCTGCATATATTGTCATGAGGATGAGCACAGCAGGGGCCGGCTTGCAGATTATCTGAGGGCTGACGATGCCCGGCGGAAAGGGTCGTCATAA
- the thrC gene encoding threonine synthase: MSYKAWFQCINPNCNEKYPLNTVIYRCKGCNSLLEVRHDMQALSHRSGTAWMKLFEDRYKSTQWPYGSGIWGKKEWVLPEIDDENIVSLYEGGSNLFWAERFGKMVGIDNLWLKLCGNSHSGSFKDLGMTVLVSMVKQMISEGAPIQAVACASTGDTSAALAVYCAAAGIQSVVLLPKGKISIAQLVQPIANGALVLQLNTDFDGCMEVVREITKDETIYLANSMNSLRIEGQKTVGIEIVQQFDWEVPDVIVIPGGNLGNVSALGSGLLMMRDLGLITKLPRIVVAQAERANPLYRSYLKNFESFEPMQAQKTLASAIQIGNPVSIEKAIRTLRQFDGIVVDATEQELADACALGDMTGMFNCPHTGVALAGMIKLLREGKIDRSEHVVVISTAHGLKFTDFKVAYHEGTLDFPCRFSNKPIELPPSVDAVKEALQHALKKRRDIHA, translated from the coding sequence ATGTCATACAAAGCATGGTTCCAATGCATCAATCCGAACTGTAACGAGAAATATCCTCTCAATACGGTCATTTACCGCTGCAAGGGCTGCAACTCACTGCTCGAGGTCCGGCATGACATGCAGGCCCTCAGCCACAGGAGCGGCACAGCATGGATGAAGCTCTTCGAGGACCGTTATAAGTCAACGCAATGGCCTTACGGCTCGGGTATCTGGGGCAAGAAGGAATGGGTACTTCCGGAGATCGATGACGAGAATATCGTCTCTCTTTATGAGGGCGGTTCGAATCTGTTCTGGGCAGAGCGCTTCGGCAAGATGGTCGGGATCGACAACCTCTGGTTAAAGCTTTGCGGTAACTCCCACAGCGGCTCCTTCAAGGACCTTGGCATGACCGTGCTCGTTTCGATGGTCAAGCAGATGATCAGCGAAGGAGCGCCGATTCAGGCGGTCGCCTGTGCATCTACGGGCGATACCTCTGCTGCGCTGGCCGTATACTGCGCTGCAGCGGGAATTCAGTCCGTGGTGCTGCTTCCCAAGGGAAAGATCTCCATTGCCCAGCTCGTTCAGCCCATTGCCAACGGGGCTCTGGTGCTCCAGCTCAACACGGATTTCGACGGCTGTATGGAGGTTGTCAGGGAGATAACCAAAGACGAGACCATATATCTTGCCAATTCAATGAACTCGCTCCGCATCGAGGGGCAGAAGACCGTAGGTATTGAGATCGTCCAGCAGTTCGACTGGGAAGTGCCTGACGTGATCGTTATTCCGGGCGGCAACCTCGGCAATGTCTCGGCCCTCGGCTCCGGTCTGCTGATGATGCGGGACCTAGGCCTCATCACCAAGCTGCCGCGCATCGTAGTTGCTCAGGCAGAACGTGCAAATCCGCTCTATCGCTCGTACCTCAAGAACTTCGAGTCCTTTGAACCCATGCAGGCGCAGAAGACCCTCGCGAGCGCCATTCAGATCGGCAATCCGGTCAGCATCGAAAAGGCGATCCGCACGCTCAGGCAGTTCGACGGCATTGTGGTCGATGCCACGGAGCAGGAGCTTGCCGATGCCTGTGCGCTCGGCGATATGACCGGCATGTTCAACTGCCCTCATACGGGTGTTGCGCTTGCAGGCATGATCAAGCTGCTCAGGGAAGGGAAGATCGACCGGTCAGAGCATGTGGTGGTCATTTCGACCGCACATGGCCTGAAGTTCACGGATTTCAAGGTCGCCTATCATGAAGGGACGCTGGACTTCCCCTGCCGTTTTTCGAACAAACCGATCGAACTGCCGCCGTCTGTGGATGCCGTAAAGGAAGCGTTGCAGCATGCACTCAAGAAGAGGAGAGATATACATGCCTGA
- a CDS encoding GntR family transcriptional regulator, with protein MTKTGTFNRLKVINTFDDGILLDGEELGELFMPRSYSSADCNTGDMVDVFIFYDSEGQLLATTKRPFAMVGEFALLKVVSITPVGAFLDWGLKKDLLVPFGEQKEKMAEGRSYIVHVYRDEKTNRIAASSKINRFLDKEPVSLTAGQEVELLICSQTELGYKAIINNCCWGVLYKNEIFQPLRKGQKLPGFIKKVRDDGKIDLCLQKPGHEKVADLSDRIIDALKAAGGFISITDKSPAELIYRTFSVSKKTYKKAIGGLYKKRLIEIGSDGIRLADNSQVGQINVLS; from the coding sequence ATGACAAAGACAGGGACATTCAACAGACTGAAGGTTATCAACACATTCGATGACGGCATCCTGCTTGACGGAGAAGAGCTCGGAGAACTGTTCATGCCGCGCAGCTATTCGTCCGCTGACTGTAATACCGGTGACATGGTCGATGTTTTTATTTTTTACGATTCCGAGGGTCAGCTTCTTGCAACCACAAAAAGGCCCTTTGCCATGGTCGGCGAGTTTGCTTTACTGAAGGTCGTTTCGATCACACCCGTAGGCGCTTTTCTGGACTGGGGTCTGAAAAAAGATCTGCTCGTGCCGTTCGGCGAACAGAAGGAAAAAATGGCAGAGGGCAGATCGTATATCGTGCATGTGTACCGCGACGAGAAAACGAACCGTATCGCTGCTTCCTCCAAAATCAACAGGTTCCTTGATAAAGAGCCGGTCAGCCTGACGGCGGGCCAGGAGGTGGAACTTCTGATCTGCAGCCAGACAGAGCTCGGGTATAAGGCCATCATCAACAACTGTTGCTGGGGTGTTTTGTACAAGAACGAGATCTTTCAGCCCTTGAGAAAAGGTCAGAAGTTGCCCGGGTTCATCAAAAAAGTGCGGGACGACGGGAAGATAGACCTCTGCCTTCAGAAGCCGGGGCACGAGAAGGTAGCTGATCTGTCGGACAGGATAATCGATGCGCTGAAAGCAGCGGGCGGATTTATTTCGATAACGGACAAGAGCCCGGCCGAGCTCATCTACCGCACGTTCAGCGTAAGCAAGAAAACCTACAAAAAAGCTATCGGCGGCCTGTACAAAAAAAGACTTATCGAGATCGGGAGCGACGGCATAAGGCTTGCGGACAACAGCCAGGTCGGACAGATTAATGTTCTTTCCTGA
- a CDS encoding cation diffusion facilitator family transporter: MSHSNGSIKAIMYALGANGGIALAKGAAAWHTGSGAMLAEAIHSFADCANQVLLLVGLKRAKRPCSEEHPLGYGKAIYFWSFIVALMLFSMGGIFSIYEGVHKTLHPEMPESPWIAVVVLLLSIGLELVSLKGALAEVRKVQGNRSFLKWFRTSRQSELIVVTGEDIAALFGLLFALAAVLATMITANPVFDAIGTIAIGVVLILVAAAVGIEVKSLLIGESADPETVAALRDFLSGRPEVSEVYRLITLQLGMDLMVSAKVQMKEMGTALQMIEDINRVEAALRDGFPQVRWIFFEPDVKD, translated from the coding sequence ATGTCGCATTCCAACGGTTCAATAAAGGCCATCATGTATGCCCTGGGCGCCAACGGCGGTATCGCCCTCGCAAAGGGCGCTGCTGCCTGGCATACGGGCTCGGGCGCAATGCTTGCGGAGGCTATCCATTCCTTTGCCGACTGCGCTAATCAGGTACTGCTCCTTGTCGGCCTCAAGCGGGCAAAGCGGCCCTGTAGTGAAGAACATCCACTCGGGTACGGCAAGGCCATCTACTTCTGGTCCTTTATTGTTGCCCTCATGCTCTTCAGCATGGGAGGCATCTTCTCGATTTATGAAGGCGTTCACAAGACGCTCCATCCCGAAATGCCGGAATCGCCCTGGATCGCTGTTGTGGTCCTGCTGCTCTCGATCGGACTTGAACTGGTATCGTTGAAGGGTGCGCTTGCAGAGGTGCGCAAAGTTCAGGGCAACCGGTCTTTTCTCAAATGGTTCAGGACCAGCCGCCAGAGCGAACTGATCGTGGTGACCGGGGAAGATATTGCGGCGCTCTTCGGCCTTCTCTTTGCGCTTGCTGCTGTCCTTGCCACGATGATCACCGCCAACCCTGTCTTTGACGCCATCGGCACCATAGCGATCGGCGTTGTTCTTATTCTCGTTGCTGCAGCGGTGGGCATTGAGGTCAAGAGCCTTCTCATTGGCGAGAGCGCTGACCCCGAGACGGTCGCTGCGCTGCGGGATTTTCTGTCAGGGCGGCCGGAGGTCAGCGAGGTCTACCGTCTTATAACGCTCCAGCTCGGCATGGACCTTATGGTCTCGGCAAAAGTGCAGATGAAGGAAATGGGCACTGCCCTGCAGATGATCGAGGATATCAACAGGGTAGAGGCTGCGCTCAGGGACGGCTTTCCCCAGGTGCGGTGGATATTTTTCGAGCCTGATGTGAAGGACTAG
- a CDS encoding RNA methyltransferase, which yields MERWKDNVSFVLIETMESGNIGASARALKNLGFSRLELVRPRRFPSEEAGWFAHGAEDILACAKIHPELTDALNNKSVVIGTTRRPGKKRGLVYPVREAADTIRGLSKHNRIALLFGREDRGLTNDETAACSFMLRIPASPEHPSFNLAQAVLLIAYELSFGDHSVAPSPAIISSEEFGSLFERLRTLMKMAGYKAKGIRDNDEQVMTHLKRLIARSGITEQEAQMLHGIISQSEESLTRKSGG from the coding sequence GTGGAGCGATGGAAAGACAATGTCTCCTTTGTGCTTATTGAGACGATGGAGAGCGGGAATATCGGCGCTTCTGCCCGGGCTTTGAAAAATCTCGGATTTTCACGCCTCGAACTTGTCAGGCCGCGGAGATTCCCTTCTGAAGAGGCTGGATGGTTTGCTCACGGAGCAGAAGATATTCTCGCTTGCGCCAAAATCCATCCTGAACTGACAGATGCCTTGAACAACAAATCTGTCGTCATCGGCACTACGCGAAGGCCCGGCAAAAAGCGCGGTCTGGTCTATCCTGTCCGCGAAGCGGCTGACACGATCAGAGGTCTGTCAAAGCATAACCGCATCGCCCTGCTCTTCGGCAGGGAAGACCGGGGGCTTACCAATGACGAAACCGCAGCCTGTTCCTTCATGCTCAGGATCCCGGCTTCGCCTGAACATCCTTCGTTCAATCTTGCCCAGGCAGTTCTCCTCATCGCTTATGAGCTCTCGTTCGGCGATCACTCAGTTGCACCCTCTCCAGCCATAATCAGCAGCGAAGAGTTCGGCAGTCTTTTTGAGAGGCTCAGAACGCTCATGAAAATGGCAGGCTATAAGGCCAAGGGCATCCGGGATAATGATGAACAGGTCATGACACACCTCAAGCGCCTCATTGCCAGAAGCGGTATCACCGAACAGGAGGCACAGATGCTCCACGGCATTATCTCTCAATCAGAAGAGAGCCTCACGAGGAAAAGCGGCGGATAA
- a CDS encoding phosphoglycerate kinase, with the protein MINTQTERGLPLIQEADLNGKIVLVRFDHNVVKNNEIRDPFRIDRTIGTLYHIVERGGRPIMMTHVGRPRDKRSGGIVCRPEESVGPIVQYLEQKLHTKIHVPGIPADPEKGIPGIDTSINLAIRELRERRLGGIYLPNTRWFQGEEAKGDAAESFALQLAGLADIYVNDAFGSWQPHASTYNITRHLPSYAGFLMQQEILHLDKVLHPERPFLAVVAGSKYDTKIRPLSAIYEKVDHLILGGVIYNTYLCAKYQVKIKGVLDEDIELARELVEKDKVRKKIVELPHLVESDILESRTEGRYRSISVKNFRPGNSYGYVLDIDPASFEDPAVSSVIAAAKTIFVNAVMGFTPHFSAGSQALDQTIDRNSSALKLYGGGDTLQEFKDLCPGLYLSVMDNANYYFFTGGGTVLTAIEQGSPYGLKPVQALMDSRRKI; encoded by the coding sequence ATGATCAATACGCAGACAGAGCGGGGGCTTCCGCTTATCCAGGAGGCTGATCTCAACGGAAAGATCGTTCTGGTCCGCTTCGATCATAATGTGGTAAAGAACAACGAGATACGCGACCCCTTCAGGATCGACAGGACTATCGGCACCCTGTACCATATTGTAGAGCGGGGAGGCAGGCCGATCATGATGACCCATGTCGGAAGACCGCGGGACAAGAGATCAGGGGGCATCGTCTGCAGGCCCGAAGAATCCGTGGGCCCCATCGTGCAGTATCTGGAACAGAAGCTGCATACGAAGATCCATGTTCCCGGAATCCCTGCTGACCCGGAGAAGGGGATCCCCGGGATCGACACGTCGATCAATCTTGCCATCAGGGAACTGAGAGAAAGAAGACTTGGTGGTATTTATCTGCCGAACACGCGCTGGTTTCAGGGGGAAGAGGCAAAGGGAGATGCGGCAGAAAGTTTCGCACTCCAGCTTGCCGGCCTTGCCGACATCTATGTAAACGACGCCTTCGGATCATGGCAGCCGCATGCCTCGACATATAACATCACGCGCCATCTTCCCTCATACGCCGGTTTTTTGATGCAGCAGGAGATCCTGCATCTCGACAAGGTACTCCACCCGGAAAGACCCTTCCTTGCTGTTGTCGCAGGCTCGAAATACGACACCAAGATCAGGCCGCTCTCTGCCATCTACGAAAAAGTCGACCATCTTATCCTGGGCGGCGTTATTTATAACACCTATCTCTGCGCAAAATATCAGGTGAAAATAAAAGGCGTTCTTGATGAGGACATTGAGCTTGCAAGGGAACTGGTCGAAAAAGATAAGGTCAGGAAAAAGATCGTGGAATTGCCTCATCTCGTCGAGTCCGATATCCTTGAATCACGTACAGAGGGCAGGTACCGGAGCATATCGGTCAAGAACTTCAGACCGGGCAACTCATACGGATATGTCCTGGATATCGATCCTGCATCCTTTGAAGACCCTGCGGTATCCTCTGTCATCGCTGCGGCAAAGACGATCTTTGTCAATGCTGTCATGGGGTTCACGCCCCATTTCTCAGCCGGTTCCCAGGCCCTTGATCAGACCATAGACAGGAACAGTTCTGCCCTGAAACTGTACGGCGGCGGCGATACGCTCCAGGAATTCAAGGACCTCTGCCCAGGACTCTATTTGTCTGTTATGGATAATGCCAACTACTATTTCTTCACCGGCGGAGGAACCGTTCTTACGGCTATTGAACAGGGAAGCCCTTACGGGCTCAAGCCGGTCCAGGCCCTCATGGACAGCAGGAGGAAGATTTGA